CACCCGGGCTCCGGACCGGAGCAGGGACCGAACCTTGCGCAGCCCCACTTCTCCCCCTCCGATCACGACGCAAAGGCGGTTCTCGAGCTGCAGAAGGATGGGATAGTCGGGCATAATGAAGGCTAAAGGAAAAAGGTTAGAGGCCCAAGCTTCAGGCCTCAAGCTTAAAGCTTAAAGCTGGGGTCGTCATATGCCGAACAGTTCTCCTTCCACCAACTCAACGAGAAGATGGCCGAAGAAAAGGGCGGCTTCCAATCCCCGGGACGCGGAGTCGGTGTTGATCCGGAACACCAGGGCGGGTTCCTCCTCCATGGTTGCCTTGCCATGGATTACGGCGGCCGTTTCGCAATCGAGTTGCCGAGCCGTGGCGAGGGCCTCCTCCAGTGCCTCGTCACGCCAGGCATCACAGAAGGCCAGGACCATGTCCCCTTTGACGGCAAGCGCCCGCAGCTGTCGGGAAAAGAATTGCTTGCCTTCTCCGCCCCGGCACAGAGAGGTGGCGAGGACGGTGTTTTGGCACAGGGAAATGACCGGAAGCAGCGGCCGCTCCAGGGAGAGACGGTGCAGAAAGTGATTGGCTACAAGTGCGGTGATCGACCCCATGGCTCCGTTGCCCAGCAGCAGGAGTTTGCCGCCACGATGAAAAATTTCCACCAGCTGCCGGGCAAGATCCAGCATCTGACCGGTCTGCTGCCGGAACGCTTCCTCGATAACCGACGAATGATCCTGAAGAGCTTTGGCGACTCTGTCCTTTTCCATCGTGGGCGAACCTCGCATGATTTACTTTCCGCAGATGATAGGAGGAGGGCAGCGGCGTGTCAAGAAGAAGGTCCGTGCCGGGAAATTAAGTCCTTGATTTTTCTGGGAGGTGTTTTATGATGGTTCAGTAATTCTTTCATCTTCCATGTCAGCTAAAGGAGATAGAACCATGGCCAGTGATAAAGTCGTTCAGCTTTCCGATGATACTTTTGAGAGTGAAGTTCTCAAATCGTCCACCCCTGTTCTGGTGGATTTCTGGGCTTCATGGTGCGCCCCCTGCAAGGCGATCAGCCCGGTCGTCGACGGGCTGGCCGAAGACTACGACGGCCAGGTAAAAATAGGCAAGCTCAATGTCGATGAAAATCCCGCCACCCCCGGCCAGTACGGGGTGCGCGGCATCCCGACCCTGATCCTCTTCAAGGACGGCAAGGTGGTCGACCAGGTGGTAGGGGCCGTTCCCAAGAACCAGTTGGAAAGCTTGATCAAGAAGGCTCTCTAAAGAGAATTCTACTCTTCATCAAAATCAAAAAAAGGACCCGCAAAATGCGGGTCCTTTTTTTTTCGGTGTTCGCCCGCGCCTGCGATGCCGCGATCTCTTCGGCGATGCCTTTCAATGGGGTAGTTTGACGGTGGGCGGAGGGGGGAATAAACTGGACATAGGAGGCTGGTGGACAGTAAAAGACATAAAAGACCTTCATT
The genomic region above belongs to Desulfuromonas sp. TF and contains:
- a CDS encoding SIS domain-containing protein; protein product: MEKDRVAKALQDHSSVIEEAFRQQTGQMLDLARQLVEIFHRGGKLLLLGNGAMGSITALVANHFLHRLSLERPLLPVISLCQNTVLATSLCRGGEGKQFFSRQLRALAVKGDMVLAFCDAWRDEALEEALATARQLDCETAAVIHGKATMEEEPALVFRINTDSASRGLEAALFFGHLLVELVEGELFGI
- the trxA gene encoding thioredoxin; the protein is MASDKVVQLSDDTFESEVLKSSTPVLVDFWASWCAPCKAISPVVDGLAEDYDGQVKIGKLNVDENPATPGQYGVRGIPTLILFKDGKVVDQVVGAVPKNQLESLIKKAL